In the genome of Dunckerocampus dactyliophorus isolate RoL2022-P2 chromosome 6, RoL_Ddac_1.1, whole genome shotgun sequence, one region contains:
- the fabp2 gene encoding fatty acid-binding protein, intestinal isoform X1: protein MTFNGDWKVDRNENYEKFMEQMGINMVKRKLAAHDNLKITISQNGDKFHVKESSNFRTLEIDFTLGVTFEYSLADGTELSGAWAMEGDMLKGIFNRKDNGKQLTTTRIVQGDELIQNYNYEGVDAKRIFKRA, encoded by the exons ATGACTTTCAACGGCGACTGGAAAGTGGATCGCAATGAGAACTATGAGAAGTTCATGGAGCAGATGG GTATCAACATGGTGAAGAGGAAGCTGGCCGCCCACGACAACCTCAAAATCACCATCTCGCAGAACGGAGACAAGTTCCACGTCAAGGAGAGCAGCAATTTCCGCACCCTGGAAATAGACTTCACCCTGGGTGTCACCTTTGAGTACAGCCTGGCCGACGGGACGGAACTATCT GGCGCATGGGCCATGGAGGGGGACATGCTGAAGGGCATTTTCAACAGGAAAGACAACGGCAAGCAACTGACAACCACCAGAATTGTGCAAGGAGATGAGCTCATACAG AACTACAACTATGAAGGCGTGGACGCTAAAAGAATTTTCAAGAGGGCTTAG
- the fabp2 gene encoding fatty acid-binding protein, intestinal isoform X2, whose translation MVKRKLAAHDNLKITISQNGDKFHVKESSNFRTLEIDFTLGVTFEYSLADGTELSGAWAMEGDMLKGIFNRKDNGKQLTTTRIVQGDELIQNYNYEGVDAKRIFKRA comes from the exons ATGGTGAAGAGGAAGCTGGCCGCCCACGACAACCTCAAAATCACCATCTCGCAGAACGGAGACAAGTTCCACGTCAAGGAGAGCAGCAATTTCCGCACCCTGGAAATAGACTTCACCCTGGGTGTCACCTTTGAGTACAGCCTGGCCGACGGGACGGAACTATCT GGCGCATGGGCCATGGAGGGGGACATGCTGAAGGGCATTTTCAACAGGAAAGACAACGGCAAGCAACTGACAACCACCAGAATTGTGCAAGGAGATGAGCTCATACAG AACTACAACTATGAAGGCGTGGACGCTAAAAGAATTTTCAAGAGGGCTTAG